The Rhipicephalus sanguineus isolate Rsan-2018 unplaced genomic scaffold, BIME_Rsan_1.4 Seq1177, whole genome shotgun sequence region tgcttggGCTCGCCTTCGACGAGACTCGTCGCCGCACGTGGACTGACCCTCCGCAAGACAACGACATCTACAAGTCGTGAGACGTTCTTTTTTTGTAACCTTGATCGGGCATTCCGCGGTTAGGACTCTCATATTaattatgtgtgtttatctctgtgcttaTTCTCCGTCAGtcgtccctagaatcccttgtcaccataaatgtttattgaaattCATtcatgcgtattctcttgtcgcccgttcctttgagccacgcactcgcaaacgtgacgaaaccaccactcggtccttacagcGGTGTTAGAGCACCACAAGTTTACGCAGGGCACGACGTTTTTTGATCAAAATATATCCAACTTTGTTGATCGATTTCTCCTTCTTCGAAAACACCGAAGAAATCTACGCTTTAAACGATTCCTACAGCGCCCACAGCTCACAATATCTGCAATTTCCCAAGAGTATCTGGCAAGCATCAACGGTTGCCAAGCTACAGTGGGCAATTCTATTCGTTTGGAACCAACTACCTCGCGCCGATGAAACCTTGCCACGCTAAGCCTGTTTTACAAATTATCGCATGTTTGCTCACATATTTTGGTCTTCGACATTGCAGTGGGAACTGAGCAGTAAACAGATCGCAAGAATAAATTTCACTGGCTACTTAGACAATGCGGAACGCATGGCATTGAGCTGGCGGACATAGAAACAAGGGGTGCTTAAATCGTCTCAACCGAGTCTAGATGCTGAAGTAGACATGTGTTACACATCATTTTATGGAAGTTTCTGTGGCACGGCGAATTTTCAGGTAGCCGGTTTTGGCTGACACATTTATGTGCATTGGATTGAAATCAGACCAGACGTTAAAGAAGCGTGAGAAAAAACTGAAGCGGCTTATTGTTGCTTTATTTACCACGACTACTTACTGTCAGTgctgcacaaaaacatgaaaaAGCACAAATATTTCGCTATTACTGATGTGTATTTGTACTTATCTCGGTGTAAGTGAAGCATATGCTTTACTGCAAATGATCAGGGAAGCCGTCGAATTTGCTCATTTGTTTGGGCGGGCCTAGGAGCAGCTATTGGAAGCTGCGAAGTTTCAGGCACTTCGCCGCCAAAAACGTGCTCATAAAAATTTTCAATAGGGGCGTCACACAAAAGAAAGAGCAGGTATGCGAAGTAGTAACTGATGCCGATGATTCCCAGTGTGTTCGTGagctgaaaaagaagaaaaacaaaatgtaaCTGAACAACAAGGGATGCAACGATAACTGAAGCATGGCGGCATGAGCACGAAGAGAATGCATTCCTAGAGTCACCGAGAGTCACATGGAAGGGGATTCACATTAAAAACCTTAAAACAGAAAGACTATCGTAAATAATACCAATGTATCTGTGTTCAAGTCCCTTCAAGTTTGCTTCTGATAACAACAGCAAATGCATGGCGTACACAGCTTAATGTTACACGGACGAGGAAAGAATAGACGCAAACCCTGGAATTTGTCTGCTTCAAGTGACATTGTCTTTTTCCGCCATGCAACTGCACATTGCTCACGGAGTAACGTGCGACATCAAAACTTTCAGAATAATAAAAGGTATGGGCAATTGCTCGCAATAACTACGCTAAGTCGCTGCGAATATAACCACTAAAGGTTATGTCGGCTCTGATGTAAGTCTACGAGGAAATATGACACGAACCAAACATGGTGGAAACAAaatacgtgcattacttagctctAAATTGGTGCGTTGCATTCTGTGAGCACTGTATATACTCGCCCCAATGTCAGCTGTCACGAAAACAGCCAAAAACACAGCTAACAAGGCAACAGCGCATGCTTCTTGTATATGTAATATTAACCGGAGGCGTTTTCGTCTTGATCTAATTTCAGAATGAACTCTGAGCGATATGGCAAAATGAATCTTTAAATAAGTTTTCCTGTAGTTCATTACATGTAGTACGAAAGCGATTATATTTTTCTTATGCTCGTCAGTGCAAGCGGAATATATGGCAAACCGTTTGTATACAGCGCTCGTcggcgctcgtcttgtgtgtttcCTGCTACTTTTGTCCTCGTTTCCAATCCGCGCTGGTCCCTGACAATACGTCTGTATACATTCTCCCATAGTGAATAAATCCAAGAAATGACTTGAAGATGGAGGCTCGAAGTCATGAAAAGCCGTCAAACGAGGAATGCGGCTACAGCCAAGGTTTTCACAACGGGACTTGTCTTCGTTGCCTTTGCGAAGAGAGGTAATTCGTTGCATATACGTCGTTTTCAGCGTCACTCCTCGTTTGACGGCTTGTCATTcttatagaaaggaagagaagtaATCAAAGTTGCGCTTGTGTACATATCTCCGTGGTGTTCCTTGACTGAAGCACTGGTAAACGCATGATAGCAAAAAGATCAAAGTTAAAGGCCATTATGCGGTTATACTGATGTTAGACGTAACCAACTTCGGGAATCGCATATATGTCTTGCCTTGCTTGCGTCAGAATTACATAATGTAAGAGAAAATGGACTCACTGCACTCATAATCGCTACAAAAGTCCACTAAACAGTCCGGCATTGAGCAATGAGGAATTGCATAAAACTCAAAGTGAGGTGCGCGGAATGGCCTTAATGCTAAGTAAATCATTTTGCAAAGcggagaagaaagaaaacaattacAGTAAAAAGACAAATTGGGTCAATGTGCATGTCACTTCTAGTAGCGTCAGCCGAACTTGCAATGAATATTACATAGCTCATTCCAATTCATGTCGAATGAAGTATTTCGTAGTGTTTTCATTTCATCGTATAGTCAGGGGACAATATGACTACTCCGTTAAGGTAACGTTCATTCCGaagcttaaaaaaaaaggcaccgtATCGGAGTGAGCGGCgaaactaaaaaaataataatttattaATAAACAAGCTGTTCTCGAGTTTAGAAATAATCTGCCAGACTTCTGATCAAGAAATTCCACTTTTTAAACTGTCGAGATGTTCTGTTCTTCAAGCCACGGTGTGTTCATGCTAACACCTGTCTGTCGTACCTGAAAAAAGTCGTCCAAGTTGAAGCGTGTCTTTACCAGCGCCATTCGTAGAAGAAGGAATACTCCTTGGAGAAGATACACGCCGTACGTGAGCCTTGCAAGAGGAACGAACCCTTTCCATGATGACATCCGCGCCATCATGCCTGCGAGATTCATTTGTACCGTTGGTGAGCCTCCCTAATAATGAAATTTAACCGAGTGACTGAAAAATTATTCTGGAatattacgtgtcaaaaccacgattcAGTTATGCAGCACGGCGTACTGGGGCATTATAAATTAACTTTGACAACCTGCGGTTCCTTAATGTGCCCTGAAATCTAAGTACGCGAGCGTCTGCGCATTGCGCCTCTATCGAAATCTGGGCGTCATGGCTTGGACTCTAACATGCGACCTCCGTAGCGCAGCGCCATTGCCACTGGGCTATAACGGCGTGTTATCAAGTAACTTACTTCCAATAGAATCGAGATATGATTTGTTTACTTTATAACGCTcaaacgaacaaggacgaaaaacgacgcggacacagtgctaacttccaacatatgctttatttgcCAAAGGGGTAGATATATATGCAACAAACAGcgacgcacgcaggcgcattgttcAGGATGAATGCATATAATAAAGCGAAGATGCATGCCTGCATAGAAAGTTAGGATATCCAGTCAAAACAAAACaataccgaatttttttttacgagATCAAGAAGTCATTCCAGAATGCCATTACCGTCgggtcaccctgtgggccttctTTAAAAAATCAAGTCCTTTTTTTATAGGTCGATTGAGGGCGCACTAGCGCACGTGTTTCCCAAACTAGCGTtattcgccgcttcaattatctcatgCGTTCTTGTCGTCTGGCTTCTTCCTATCACAATGCACTGCGTATatatgggatcgcacccacattTCCTGCAGTGGATAGCCAGATGGCCCACGCCTCCAGTTCActcgttatttgcgtgctcacgcagcctgtcatgctgctctcagccgtggtttgagcgaacgaattgagctgcggccgcgactcgccggctccgttgcagcggtaggctaatatgttggcggtggtttcttggcccgcgctcgctacaacttgcaccgttaCAACTGGCTgaagcgggccaagaaaccaccggcAACTTACCGCCCTACCgatgcaacggagccggcgattcgcggccgcagctgatttcgttcgctcaaaccacagGTGAGAGCAGCATgatcgcggcgcgcgaatgcgctagtagAGTGtctactagaacaggggagtgctcggaacgagctccgaaatgtgaagcccaaacagggtcaatccgctggCGGCACTGCTATCAGTAGTCTGCAATGTGACGTGTTTGAGAGTTGCGCGCGTctccgccgaaatggtgcaggggtagaatgctcgCTTCCCAcccaaaaggcccgggttcgaatcgcagctgtagatggcgggtttttattcttagtgtcaccttttatagctgtattgattttcatttgtttcttaaaactagcttcagttgctacgtgttggttcaaaatgtgaagtaaaatggAAGAAATTTCACACTGAGTGCAGTTATTTgctgcgccaccgcccgggattgaagaAAAACgtgaagtatggcctccgagattttcgtgaATACGAgtctcgaaacgagatttcacattttgcgttactttttgtagcaatacgtagcaacagaagctagttttacgaaacaaaggaaaaccaacacagctataaaaagtggcactaagaataaaaacccactatctacagctgcgattggaacccgggccttttgagtgggaagcgggcattctacccctgcaccactttggcggagccgcgcccaactcttaaatgacgacacattgcagactaccgatcgcagcgccgcaggtggatcGACCCTGTTtaggcttcactttctgtacagtATATTGGTGctacggccgttccgagcactcccctgttctagtacactctagcgctagtcacctgttttttttttaaatattattatttcgcggtctttctttgcagcttgtaaaaaatggtatacgtgagactttctttatcgcaaataatgcatgcgggtttgtgaagacgctctcgaactttgcaaatcccatttcttgcctaaagtcaatatttatcaaattagttaaataatcctaattaataaattaattatttacaaaacaaaaaaatgtctgtagtgcgcaaggtggctgttagCAATATGCAAAATgacttcactcgcctgcctctaatgttgtattttttaacccttggcccAAGTTTGCTGGGACACCCgtacagtggcgtaggcagaaatatttttcggggggtgcacgcccttgatccgacgtggggtccgggcaggtaagtgtggtcgagtgtcattttgtgctctgtatcctatggcagaaaaaaattgcggggggaggggggtcacgagcccggtgtgcccgcccccccttgcctacgccaTTGCACCCTCATATGTACCCCTTTGGAAactaaagcatatgttggaagttagcgctgtggCCGCGTCATTTTTCGTCCCTGTTCGTTTGTGCGCTAAAAGgtaaacatgaattaccaacttgcccaagcacaCGCTCTTTCGAGGTATGACTATTTTGTAAAGTTTTATAATATGTGAAGGAAGTAAGCGTTAAATGAAATGCGAGTGGGAGCTGCACCTTATATGACATAGCTCAGCTCGCACGGCgcaccagtgacgtcactgaggCTCATTTACCATATTGTGTGGCGAACGCTGTTTAACCATTGCTTGTGCAACATCAGATTCCGCGCACAAAAACTGCTTAAAATTGCCCTGATGTCATCTTATTAGTTCACGATTAGCtttgttatctttttctttctgttaatTGCGTTTGTTTAAGCACTTTTACTCTCAGCGCTGATGTGATACTGTGCGCTACGATCGTTTAGGTCAAAGAGTGTCGGCGCGTTTTCAGTCATGGCGCCACGCAAGAAAAAGTGGGGCTCTTGAATGCCGCATTAGTGAAAAAAGGTCATAATTATCGCAAGTTTTTTAACTTTAAAGAAAGGGCAAATATTGAATTTGGTGCCGTGTTAAGCCTGCCAAACTGAAGAGACCAGGAAGGTCATTGTATCAGGATATGTTTCTGGCGCggggtttctctttctttctcctggcGTAGCACAAAACATTCTTGTATATTACGACGTATCTCAACCCTCACTTCAGTTATTGAGAACACACCTGCGTAGCCATAAACACAGACATACGCACCTCCGTAGCCCGTAGCACAGGCGTAAGCTGGCCAACATAGTGAGACTGACCACAGGAGCCGATGGTAACCTCCGTATATAGCGTTTGTGATGGGGTCTGGCAAGTTTCCTCGATTCCAAGGCAGTGTAACAAATAAAATGAAGCACGCGACTGCCGCTGACAGAAGCCAGAGCAGTGCTTGCGCAACCTGCACGAAGAGAATTGAAAAATAAAGCCTTGTATTTTCTTTTGTGGAAGACAATTTCCCATTTTGATGAGCTGGCAGCTGTAGTGGTGTTCGTGCTGGTTTGAAAAGAAAGGGGGGTCAGACTGGTAACGAGAAATCTGATGCTCTTGCACACAACGAACGCCCTGTCCCATCCCCCCAAGGCCAGACTGCAGTAAGCAAAGCACACAATCCGCAATCATTTCGGGACGTGACACATCAGCTGCGCGTACTTGTGATTTGTGGCCCAGGACATAGCGTGTaaagaaacagaaacaatgaCATTTGAGGTGTTGAGTATACacgttattattattcttttgcgTAGTGCTGTGGCTCCCAGGGCATAAAAAGTGGCCGTTCTTTTGCGAGGCGGACAAAGAGAGTCGATACTCTTAACTACAAGGAGATTTTTGTCGGTGATACGGAGAAGGGGCTGGATTTTATGTCGAGAGAGCTTTAAACTCATTTCTAATGCTTTGCTGCGGCAAGTCGAGGCTATAAACGAAATTCAGCTCGAATTTGATGTACGCTTGTGTAAACACACGACAGAAGATTAATATACTTCAGAAGAGATATGCGGAAGTGGTTAGTACGGTATTCAGTTTTTATATTGTTTTCTAGGTTGCAAGCCCAAAATAACTGACCTTTAAAGAAAATTAAGCTACGCAAAAACCGCCTTTTATTTTTAGGAAATATTTGGGACAGCACTACCGCATATTTATCGCTTCCCGTTGATTACATGAAAGGGCAAGTATAAAAAAAGCCAGAAATGACACAGCATTTATATACTTACAGGAGATATGGTGACCTCCTTGTATCTCACAGCCATGTACCCTGCCAGGATTCCACTTACGTACGTCGCCACATGGGTTATTGGCCTAAAATAAATGACCTCTAAAGTTTTGAATATGcgcctgaaagaaaaaaaaaggcctctTATATTTTTAATCGTATGCGAAGGAAAAC contains the following coding sequences:
- the LOC119376328 gene encoding O-acyltransferase like protein isoform X1 (The sequence of the model RefSeq protein was modified relative to this genomic sequence to represent the inferred CDS: added 114 bases not found in genome assembly), which translates into the protein MGEGPADQELFSKQIGRCAENWWTVITHTNNFNALNETCLIHLWYVSTEMQLFTLTLPFIMLLPRFPKTIVTVLLMAGLACSTYTAFRTFFSNLLYGMTTGTNDGRRIFKTLEVIYFRPITHVATYVSGILAGYMAVRYKEVTISPVAQALLWLLSAAVACFILFVTLPWNRGNLPDPITNAIYGGYHRLLWSVSLCWPAYACATGYGGAYVCVYGYAGMMARMSSWKGFVPLARLTYGVYLLQGVFLLLRMALVKTRFNLDDFFQLTNTLGIIGISYYFAYLLFLLCDAPIENFYEHVFGGEVPETSQLPIAAPRPAQTNEQIRRLP
- the LOC119376328 gene encoding O-acyltransferase like protein isoform X2 (The sequence of the model RefSeq protein was modified relative to this genomic sequence to represent the inferred CDS: added 114 bases not found in genome assembly), whose translation is MGEGPADQELFSKQIGRCAENWWTVITHTNNFNALNETCLIHLWYVSTEMQLFTLTLPFIMLLPRFPKTIVTVLLMAGLACSTYTAFRTFFSNLLYGMTTGTNDGRRIFKTLEVIYFRPITHVATYVSGILAGYMAVRYKEVTISPVAQALLWLLSAAVACFILFVTLPWNRGNLPDPITNAIYGGYHRLLWSVSLCWPAYACATGYGGMMARMSSWKGFVPLARLTYGVYLLQGVFLLLRMALVKTRFNLDDFFQLTNTLGIIGISYYFAYLLFLLCDAPIENFYEHVFGGEVPETSQLPIAAPRPAQTNEQIRRLP